One Cotesia glomerata isolate CgM1 linkage group LG8, MPM_Cglom_v2.3, whole genome shotgun sequence genomic window carries:
- the LOC123271076 gene encoding rac GTPase-activating protein 1-like translates to MSSEEIKMSSLSILASHDELVRCTNVLVNGSCEEEFLQFALNQEETRQKWLSAVLECQRLHCALEKSRHESTDLERKLSHARRLLDEEKRRRRAAEEQRNSLERQIAMARDLLFNDGGRNLNDETREKLQFLNNTTLTNGRHSGTTNSKDYHNDKLNTIAELDSTGSILSDLSCYSKSEDDLDASMLLNQNFNKRDWKEHRPSGEYVTRKRKSTVNKVVDLNNSDRIIATTTVVMPKEGAVTASSVIEAITGDENRDPNVVQRSRKRRKSVDRKSTKDFYDADDDTKPSAPLQDNFTSGSDNENVFKPSPNIGGYTFNTKSMRTHSFAGKTVIKSEVCSPCGNRIKFGKLALKCRDCKAVTHSECKDLVPLPCIPVGNTPTLRGVTGTIADYTPMIPPMVPSIVVHCINEVELRGMSEPGLYRVNGAANDVKCLKEKFLKNKGVPNLSEIEIATICSTLKDFLRSLREPLITVGLWADFVRATTISDKQDADAALYQAISELPQPNRETLAFLVLHLQRVSSTPECKMPISNLAKVFGPTLVGYSSQEPSASSMLSETKTQAAIVESLLKIPSDYYANFVNPDCMNNIGTPQSGELKHTPSTESLLKRTATKGFFNTPLASSRTFLRKNRKYFATPPHNNNI, encoded by the exons ATGTCtagtgaagaaataaaaatgagttCGTTGTCAATATTAGCGAGTCATGATGAGCTCGTACGATGTACTAATGTTCTCGTCAATGGATCTTGCGAAGAag aATTTTTGCAATTCGCGCTAAACCAAGAAGAAACGCGTCAAAAATGGCTGTCAGCAGTTTTAGAATGTCAACGCTTGCACTGCGCATTAGAAAAATCTCGCCACGAGTCAACAGACCTAGAGCGCAAATTATCTCACGCTCGTCGCTTGCTCGACGAAGAAAAGCGTCGCCGACGAGCCGCAGAGGAGCAAAGAAATTCTTTGGAGCGTCAAATTGCAATGGCGagagatttattatttaacgacGGAGGTAGAAACTTAAACGACGAAACGCGcgaaaaattgcaatttctgAATAACACAACTTTAACCAACGGGCGGCACAGCGGGACCACAAATTCTAAGGACTACCACAACGACAAGCTGAACACGATAGCTGAGCTGGACTCTACAGGGTCTATTTTAAGCGATTTAAGCTGCTACTCAAAATCTGAGGATGATTTGGATGCAAGCATGCTGCTGAACCAGAACTTTAATAAGCGGGACTGGAAAGAGCACAGACCCAGTGGAGAGTATGTTACAAGGAAGAGGAAGAGTACAGTTAATAAAGttgttgatttaaataattctgacaGGATTATCGCGACGACTACTGTAGTAATGCCTAAAGAAGGAGCTGTTACTGCTTCTTCAGTGATCGAAGCGATCACTGGAGATGAGAACCGAGACCCGAATGTGGTTCAAAGGTCCAGAAAGAGGCGCAAGAGTGTCGATCGCAAGTCCACGAAGGATTTTTATGACGCTGATGATGACACTAAGCCTTCAGCGCCCTTGCAGGATAATTTTACTTCAGGGTCTGATaatgaaaatgtttttaagCCCAGTCCTAATATTGGAGGGTATACGTTTAATACAAAGTCTATGAGGACTCATAGTTTCGCTGGAAAGACTGTTATTAAGTCTGAGGTATGCTCGCCTTGTGGCAACAGGATCAAATTTGGAAAATTGGCGCTCAAGTGTAGGGATTGTAAGGCTGTGACTCATTCTGAGTGCAAGGATTTAGTTCCGCTGCCTTGTATTCCTGTTGGGAATACGCCTACCCTTCGTGGAGTTACG ggTACAATTGCCGATTACACGCCAATGATACCACCAATGGTACCATCAATCGTCGTTCATTGTATAAATGAAGTTGAATTACGTGGAATGAGTGAACCAGGATTATACCGTGTCAACGGTGCAGCCAACGAtgtaaaatgtttaaaagaaaaattcttgaagaaCAAAGGAGTTCCTAACTTATCAGAAATAGAAATTGCGACTATTTGTTCCACTCTCAAAGACTTTTTAAg gTCATTGCGTGAGCCACTGATAACAGTCGGTCTCTGGGCGGACTTTGTCCGTGCGACAACAATATCAGACAAGCAGGATGCGGACGCAGCGCTGTACCAAGCGATATCAGAGCTTCCACAGCCGAACCGTGAAACCCTAGCCTTCTTAGTTCTCCACCTGCAGCGCGTGTCATCCACACCGGAGTGCAAAATGCCGATCAGCAACTTGGCCAAGGTGTTTGGACCTACCTTGGTGGGCTACAGTTCCCAGGAGCCGTCTGCGTCGTCAATGCTCTCGGAAACAAAGACCCAGGCCGCGATTGTTGAGagtttgttaaaaattccCTCAGATTACTATGCGAATTTTGTAAACCCTGATTGTATGAACAACATCGGGACTCCCCAATCCGGGGAACTCAAGCACACGCCATCTACAGAGTCTCTGTTGAAACGCACCGCTACTAAAGGGTTCTTCAACACTCCTCTGGCTTCCAGTCGGACATTCTTGaggaaaaatagaaaatattttgccACACCgcctcataataataatatttaa